The region GCGGCCCTGCCGTACGATTCGGCTTCGGGCGGGGCGGCTGCAGCAGGAGTACCGTGGGAGACCTCTCCGCCCTCTACGACTTTGTCATCACCGGGGACCCTGAGGTCGTCGTCCACCGGCTCATAAAGGATAAGTTCGGCGAGCGGGCGGACTTAGACGCGGTCCGCGAGAACGCCGGCAGCTCGGACGCCTTCGCAGAGCGGGGTGCGCGGGTGGTCAGGCAGCACCCGTTCTTCCCGGACGGGCTTGTCTGCGAGATAGAGACTTACCGGGGCTGCCCGAGGTCCGTCATAGGGGGGTGCTCCTTCTGCACAGAGCCGCTCCACGGCTACCCTGAGTTCAGGAGCGTGAGGGGGATCGCCCGCGAAGTCGCTGCCCTCCACTCCGAGGGCGCCGTCAACTTTAGGCTGGGGAGGCAGCCCGACCTCCTCGTGTACGGGTCCCGGGACAGGGGCCTGGCCTACCCCGCGCCCAACCCTCCGGCGATAAGGCGCCTCTTCTCCTCGATCCGAAGGGCTGCCCCCTCCCTCCGGGTGCTGCACATAGACAACTGCAACCCGGCCACGATCGCCGAGCACCCCGAACTGTCCGAGCAGGCGCTGAGGGAGATAGTCAGGTACCACACCCCGGGGGATACCGCGGCGCTTGGTATCGAATCGGTGGACGAGGAGGTGATCAGGAGGAACAACCTGAAGGTCGGTTACGACGGGGCCATGAAAGCGGTTTCGCTGATAAACCGGGTGGGGGCTGAGAGGGGGGAGAACGGGATGCCCCACCTCCTCCCGGGGCTCAACTTCGTCTACGGTCTTCCGGGTGAGACGAAGGGCACATACGAGGCCAACTTCGAGTTCATGAAGGACGCCCTCGACTCCGGGCTGCTCTTCAGGCGCGTGAACCTGAGGCAGTTGATGGTCATTCCTTCGACCCGTGTGGAGTCATCAGGAGACTACCTAGTGAGGAAGCACCACCATTTCTTCCTCTCCCACAAGCACAAGGTAAGAGAGGAGATCGACCTGCCCATGATGAGAAGGGTCGTGCCCGCCATGACAGTCCTCAGGGGGGTCCGGACGGAGCTCGTCCAGGGCGGGATGACCTGGGGCCGGCAGGTCGGGTCATACCCTGTCCTCGTGGGGATACCGCGGCAGCTCGAGGTGGGGCAGTTCATCGACGTCCTAGTGGTCTCACATGGCCCTAGGTCGGTCGGCGGCCTTCGATATCCGGTGAGGATAAACGAGCTCGAGCTCAGGGAGCTAGAGAGCATACCTGGTGTAGGGAAAAAGAGGGCAGCATCGGTCGTGCTGGCACGCCCATTCCCGGACCTCGGGTCATTCATGGAGAGATTCGGCGACGTCCCTGAAATCGCTCGGATGGCGCGGTTCCTCGAGTTCTGATCAGGACAAAACCCTTTAATCCGATGCGTACAACTCATTACTCATGGAGATAAAGAAAATACTCGTGCCCGTAGACGGTTCTCCTGTGACCGTCAAGGTAATAGACTGGGCCTGCCACTTCGCGAAAAAGTTCTCATCCGAGCTGATCCTGCTCCACGTGGTCTCTATCCCGCCGGTCTCTGACGTGGGCGGGATCCAGGTGGCTGCCAAGGAGCTGGAAGAGGCGGGTCAGTCGATACTCAACAGCGCCGTGAAAGCCGCCGAGGAGCGATCGGTCAGCCCGACCGCGTTACTCGACTTCTCGGTCGGGAACGCCGGGATGCGGATCGTCCAGATAGCCAAAGAGAAGTCGGCCGACATTATCGTGATAGGTGCGCGCGGGCAGAGCAGGATAAGGGCGCTGCTGATGGGCAGCGTCGCCAACAGCGTCGTGAACAACGCCCCTTGCCCGGTGTTCGTCGTGAGAACCTCTGCAGACCAGGACGCATCTGTATCGTAGGCGGTTTTTGGCTTGGACCTCGTGCAGGCATTCTCCTTGGCTATAGTCCAAGGGATCACCGAATGGCTCCCGATATCCAGTTCAGGGCACCTGGTGATTATTAAGGAGATATGGGGGGTAAGCGCACCGATCTCATTCGATCTCACACTCCACCTTGGCACGCTCGTGGCCGTCTGCTTGTACTTCCGGAAAGATCTGCTCGAGATCGCCCGTTCCGTCTTCGGGCTGGAGACGAAGTCTGAGCACTTCAGGACAGCGGTGCTGGTTGCCGTCGCCTCGGTCCCGGCTGCCTTGGCTGGCTACCTCCTCAATGACCTCTTCGAAAGCCTCTTCCATAACCTCTTCGCAGTCGGGGCAGGTCTGCTCGTCACCGCCTCGACGCTCCTGGTCTCAAGAATAGGAAAGGGCGGGAGGCGGCTGGACGTTGCCAGGGCTCTGCTGATCGGGGCGTTCCAGGCGGTAGCGATCGCGCCGGGCGTATCACGGAGCGGGATGACTATATCCTCCGCCCTCCTCTCCGGCGTCGAGAAGGCATCAGCGTTTAGGTTTTCCTTCCTTCTCTCGATCCCAGTGATCCTCGGGGCTTTCCTCTACGAGCTCCCTGGAATCCAGTCCGCCTCTTTAGGGTCGGAATACGCCGCCGGCTTCTTGACATCCGCACTGGTGGGGTACGCGTCGATCGGGATCATGAGGCGGGCGGTCCTCTCCAACCGCCTGTCCTTGTTCTCGGTTTACTGCGCGCTACTCGGCATTACACTGCTCGTGTACTCGATTTTATGACAATAACCCTCGGCTCAGAGCCTATGCAGCTCGATCTTCCTGCCCTCGAAGAAGGCTGAGATGACCTTCTCCTTCCCACTCTCGACCAGCCGCCATATGGTGTTCCTGGACACCCCCATGATCATCCCCGCCTCGTCGTAGGAGCGCTTCTCCAGTTCCACCAGGCGCATCGCCTCGAGCTCCGCCAGGTCCAGCTCTATCGGAGGGGCACTCCCTTCGGGGACCGGCACCAAAGCCTCTGCTGCTGGCATCTTAGCGATGTGGACGTTCTTGGGCCTCCTGCCCACGCAACCCCTCCTGCACCTCTCGCAAAAGCCTCTGGGCATGAATATGTGATCTATCACGCAACTATAAATCGCTTATCTAAAAAATAAAATAAAATAAAATAAAATTAGGGGTATGAGATCCTGTACTTCACGGCCTTCCCGCCGTCGGTGACGAGGTACAGGAAGTAATCCGCCCCCTCCGGGTCCAGGCCAAAACCTATCGGGACGTACGACTGGGAATTCGCCGGTATATTCCTCGCCGGCGAGAAAGTCGTCGATGCCACTGTAATCCCGGACTGGATCTTGACCAGGCTGGCGGACCTTATCCCTACATCGGAACCCAGCGACGAGGTCACATTCACGCCCACGAGGGTATGCGTCCTCCTGTTCAACTCGACGCCCGTCACGCTGAGCCCAGTCTCCTCGGGGAGCGCGGACTGCTGCCCCCTGAAGTAAACTATCGCTACCGCCGATATGACGAGCCCTGCTATCACCGCCGCGACTATTGCCACCGCGCGCTTTGATGCCATCCCATCACCACCTAGTGTAACAGCGGCCCTCCGCTCAGCACCTGGATTATCGCCGGGATTAGCGCGATCGTCCCGATCACGGCGAACGCAAGCGCAAGAGTGACGAGCCTCCTCATTGCGTCGTTCCCGACCGTCTCCATCTCGCTTATCCTGACAGTGTAGTGCCTGACAACAAATCCCCACAGCACTAAAGCTATCGAGAGCCCGTAGCTGACTATCACCACTAGGAACATCGGGGCGTCATGGAAGACGAAGCAGTAGGGGCAGGGGACCGGCGATGCCTCGGTGAAGACCGTCCTGCAGCACGGGACCGTCACGGGGCTCACAGTGAAGTAGAATGCGAGGTCGAGTAAGGTGTCCAGAAGCAGGAGGGGGACTAGCAGTATGAATATCTTAGAGAGGGACGACAGCAGCGGGCTGCCCTTCACCCTCCGGTTGAGGAGATCAAGCACAAGCCAGATCCCATAAGCAAAGATCACCACCAGCTTTACCCCGGTGTCTATCCAGGAGTAGGGGCTCCCGGCCTGGCTCACCCCGAACTGGCACATCGCTCCTGGGATAAGAGGGATGAGGCTCTCGTTGGTAGCCCAGAAGAGTCCACTTGCGGCGATCCTAGATACCAGTATCACCCAGACCACTGTCGACAGTAGGTAGTAGTTCTTCTCGAGGAGGTACTTCTCCTCGAGCCCGGCCCTTGCTATCCTCCGGTTGATAGCGTAGGCCTTGCTTGATGCGTATACTACAAGCACCAAACCGAAGATTCCCAGCACTGTCATGACCGTGGTCAGAGGGGTCCATATCATGATCTTTTTTCCTCCTGCTAGGAGAGATACATGCAACGAATAAATGCTTAGTGTTATGGTCTTTGGAATTGAACTCTGAAACAAAGGAAGCATGTGGAAGGTTTATTTATTGTAATCGCCAATCTATAGCTGAAATAAAATGAGACAGATCTCACAACCCCTGAGGGCGATGTTCTTAGTGCTCACGGTCTCCACGGTAGGGGTGGTGGCGCTCCTAGCCGTCTTCCTGAGCGCGCATCCCTACTTCAGCCCTTTCCAGCCTGTTGTCCTGCCGAGGGGTTGGATCGATGCGAACACGTACGTCTCGGACAACTTCACCATCGCCTCGGGCGAGACTGTAAAGGACATATTCGGCTACGCTGGCGCTGGGGGGCAGTCGATAATGATCCTCGGCGTACAGCCCCTCTCGATCAGGACCCCCGGGAACATCGACGTGACCTTCAACGGGATCCCGTTCGGTGAAACCTACGTTAACCAAACGCTAGTCACGAACACCTCGATAGCCTCCTGCTGCTTCGTCACACTCATCCAGGCTGGTGTAGACAACGTGGTCGAGATCAGGTCAAAGGGGTTTGAGGGGGACTTCAGGTACCTGATAGTGATACCTACGGGGGGAAGATGATGAGAAGGATGATTGTGCTGCCCTTGTTTGCGATCATTTTCACCGCCGCCCTCATCTCTGTCGGACTTTACAGCGAAGTCCAGTGGTCAGGGCGCGAGCACGACAGAGCCATCCGTGAGGTTCTGGGGTTCCCCAGCATCGCTATCGGGACGAACTACGAAGGGACGAGGAACCCACTGCTGGAAGTCTTTGTCAGGTCCCTCTATGACGTCCCGGGAGGCTACGACTACATAGTCTCGTCCAGCTTCATTGACACGCCGATGCGTCTGAGGGAGTACAGGGAGCATATACCCGGGTTCAATTTCACCGCGGTAAAGGGATGATCAGCATGATAAAGAAGCACAAGAACCTGTTGAACTACTCTTTTGACTGCATCAAGAGGTACAGGATGAGGACTGCCGTGATCCTGATTACATTCCTGGTGGCGACCACCATGATCTCTGCCGTCCTGTTCACGAAGGACGGACTCGAGAGGGAGGCAGAGCTCAGCGTGGAGGCCGCGCCCGATCTCACCTTGCAGTACCTAAAGGGGGGGCGGATCGAGCTCATGCCCTACTCCTATGCGGACGTGGTGTCCGGGATCCCGGGAGTCGAGAAGGTACTCAAGCGGACCTGGGGCTACGCCGGCATCGGGCAGTACACCTTCGTCGTCGTGGGACTGGACCCAGAGGGGTTGGACTACTCGAGGGGAGTCATCACCAGTCTTGAGGAGGGGAGGTTCCTGACCCCTGAGGACGAAGGCACCGGGAACATCGTGATCGGCAAGCTGCTGGCTTACATGCTCAATGTCCGGGTGGGGGACGACATAATCCTCCTCAGCGAGTCGGTCGAGGTGAACAAGTTCCACGTCGTCGGGGTCTTCTCAGACGCCTCCTCGATCTACACCGCAGACATGATCATTATGTCGCTCAGCGACGCTGACAGTTTCTTCAGCATGCCAGAGGGGTACTGCACAGACCTGTGCGTATACGTCAGCCCCGCCGAGGACCCTGTTTCGGTCGCATCCAAGATGAATTCCATCCCGAACCTCCGGGTGCTCGACCAGGAC is a window of Candidatus Methanosuratincola sp. DNA encoding:
- a CDS encoding undecaprenyl-diphosphate phosphatase, giving the protein MQAFSLAIVQGITEWLPISSSGHLVIIKEIWGVSAPISFDLTLHLGTLVAVCLYFRKDLLEIARSVFGLETKSEHFRTAVLVAVASVPAALAGYLLNDLFESLFHNLFAVGAGLLVTASTLLVSRIGKGGRRLDVARALLIGAFQAVAIAPGVSRSGMTISSALLSGVEKASAFRFSFLLSIPVILGAFLYELPGIQSASLGSEYAAGFLTSALVGYASIGIMRRAVLSNRLSLFSVYCALLGITLLVYSIL
- a CDS encoding universal stress protein — encoded protein: MEIKKILVPVDGSPVTVKVIDWACHFAKKFSSELILLHVVSIPPVSDVGGIQVAAKELEEAGQSILNSAVKAAEERSVSPTALLDFSVGNAGMRIVQIAKEKSADIIVIGARGQSRIRALLMGSVANSVVNNAPCPVFVVRTSADQDASVS
- a CDS encoding DUF134 domain-containing protein, which translates into the protein MPRGFCERCRRGCVGRRPKNVHIAKMPAAEALVPVPEGSAPPIELDLAELEAMRLVELEKRSYDEAGMIMGVSRNTIWRLVESGKEKVISAFFEGRKIELHRL
- a CDS encoding ABC transporter permease, coding for MISMIKKHKNLLNYSFDCIKRYRMRTAVILITFLVATTMISAVLFTKDGLEREAELSVEAAPDLTLQYLKGGRIELMPYSYADVVSGIPGVEKVLKRTWGYAGIGQYTFVVVGLDPEGLDYSRGVITSLEEGRFLTPEDEGTGNIVIGKLLAYMLNVRVGDDIILLSESVEVNKFHVVGVFSDASSIYTADMIIMSLSDADSFFSMPEGYCTDLCVYVSPAEDPVSVASKMNSIPNLRVLDQDLLLRGYKAAYGARGGIFTTLWTILLVAIALIAFSQAIVVGHESQFEVGLLKTFGFSTLDIIEVRLVESLVLGFFATSLGMLLGFSYAAFFNAPGLVDILLGWAYLPREFRLPVYASLQSISSIYAVTVIPLLITTVVPAWLNAITDPELAMRRAAA